The following proteins come from a genomic window of Polaribacter dokdonensis:
- a CDS encoding TIGR02757 family protein: protein MNRKELKIFLDEKVTQYNNPKFIESDPIQIPHLFSKKEDIEIAGFLAATISWGNRTMIIKNATKMMNMLDNAPHDFIMHHQEKDLENLTDFVHRTFNSTDFKQFITSLKHIYTNHKGLEHALNIKDNSTNYQTAIHNFKNLFFEVEHESRTLKHVSDPLKNSAAKRINMFLRWMVRNDKTGVDFGIWQSHNTANLSCPLDVHSGNVARKLKLLSRKQNDWKALSELDNNLRKLDPIDPVKYDFALFGLGVFEKF, encoded by the coding sequence ATGAATAGAAAAGAATTAAAAATTTTCTTAGACGAAAAGGTTACACAATACAATAATCCTAAATTTATTGAATCTGATCCAATCCAAATTCCACATTTATTTTCTAAAAAAGAAGATATTGAAATAGCTGGTTTCTTAGCTGCTACAATTTCTTGGGGAAACAGAACTATGATTATCAAAAATGCAACTAAAATGATGAACATGCTCGATAATGCTCCTCATGATTTCATTATGCATCATCAAGAAAAAGATTTAGAAAATTTAACAGATTTTGTTCATAGAACCTTTAATTCTACAGATTTTAAACAATTTATCACCTCATTAAAGCATATATATACCAATCATAAAGGTTTAGAACATGCCTTAAATATTAAAGACAATTCTACAAATTACCAAACTGCAATTCATAATTTTAAAAATCTATTTTTTGAAGTTGAACACGAAAGTAGAACCTTAAAACATGTTTCAGATCCTCTTAAAAACTCAGCTGCTAAACGTATTAATATGTTTTTAAGGTGGATGGTTAGAAACGATAAGACTGGAGTCGATTTTGGCATTTGGCAAAGTCACAACACTGCAAATCTTTCATGTCCTTTAGATGTTCATTCAGGTAATGTTGCAAGAAAATTAAAATTACTTTCAAGAAAGCAGAATGACTGGAAAGCATTGTCTGAGTTAGATAATAACTTACGAAAACTAGATCCCATAGATCCTGTAAAATATGATTTTGCTTTATTTGGCTTGGGAGTTTTTGAAAAGTTTTAA
- a CDS encoding S10 family peptidase, protein MKKFIFFLLLTTNLSLKAQDHRIPVDTMVVTTNSVVIKGKTVPYKATTGMQPVWNDNGKIIASLYYTYYKRIDVKNDEERPIIMSFNGGPGSASVWMHIAYTGPKVLKIDDEGFPVQPYGVKDNPNSILDVADIVYVNPVNTSYSRPIVSKGEKLDKSQFFGINADVKYLASWLNTFITRNNRWKSPKYIIGESYGGTRVMGLAAELQNRQWMYLNGVIMVSPADYKVLRTEGSVDYAINLPYFTAAAWYHKMLSPELQSKDLTEILPEAESFAINTLLPAISKGGFISENEKNQVSKKMAYYSGLSNKVILQNNLEVSPSFFWKELLRDKTGQTIGRLDSRYLGVDKRETGVSTDYKSEITSWLHSFTPAINYYIREELNFKTDVKYNVFGSVSPWDNRNNNVREGLRQAMAQNPYLKVLIQSGYYDGATTYFGAKYTMWKTDPSGKMKDRFYFKGYRSGHMMYLRNEDLQKANDDLRTFISNSLSNGKSAKY, encoded by the coding sequence ATGAAAAAATTTATTTTCTTTTTACTTCTAACTACTAATCTTTCTTTAAAAGCTCAAGATCATAGAATACCTGTAGACACAATGGTTGTAACAACAAACTCTGTTGTCATTAAAGGAAAAACAGTGCCTTATAAAGCAACAACAGGTATGCAACCTGTTTGGAATGATAATGGAAAAATCATAGCTTCTTTATATTATACTTACTACAAAAGAATAGATGTTAAAAACGATGAGGAAAGACCAATAATTATGTCTTTTAATGGTGGGCCTGGTTCAGCCTCAGTTTGGATGCATATTGCTTATACTGGCCCTAAAGTTCTAAAAATTGATGATGAAGGTTTCCCTGTTCAACCTTATGGAGTAAAAGACAATCCTAACTCTATATTAGATGTAGCAGATATTGTTTACGTAAACCCTGTAAATACAAGCTACTCAAGACCTATAGTTTCTAAAGGTGAAAAACTGGATAAATCTCAATTTTTTGGAATAAATGCTGATGTTAAATACTTAGCAAGTTGGCTAAACACATTCATCACAAGAAATAATAGATGGAAATCTCCAAAATATATCATTGGAGAAAGTTATGGAGGTACAAGAGTTATGGGTTTAGCTGCAGAATTGCAAAACAGACAATGGATGTATTTAAATGGAGTAATAATGGTTTCTCCTGCAGACTACAAAGTTCTTAGAACAGAAGGCTCTGTAGATTATGCCATTAACCTACCTTATTTTACTGCTGCTGCCTGGTATCATAAAATGCTAAGTCCAGAATTACAAAGTAAGGACTTAACAGAAATCTTGCCTGAAGCAGAAAGTTTTGCAATTAATACATTACTACCTGCCATTTCTAAAGGAGGATTTATATCAGAAAATGAAAAGAACCAAGTATCTAAAAAAATGGCTTATTACTCAGGTTTAAGTAATAAAGTAATACTACAAAACAACCTAGAAGTATCTCCTAGCTTCTTTTGGAAAGAACTTTTAAGAGACAAAACTGGACAAACTATTGGAAGGCTAGATTCTAGATATTTGGGTGTAGACAAAAGAGAAACTGGCGTAAGTACAGACTACAAATCTGAAATTACCTCTTGGTTACACTCTTTTACACCAGCAATTAACTATTACATTAGAGAGGAACTTAACTTTAAAACAGATGTAAAATACAATGTCTTTGGGTCTGTTTCTCCTTGGGATAATAGAAATAACAATGTTAGAGAAGGATTAAGACAAGCAATGGCTCAAAACCCTTATTTAAAAGTTTTGATTCAATCTGGTTATTATGATGGAGCAACTACCTATTTTGGTGCAAAATATACCATGTGGAAAACAGATCCTAGTGGAAAAATGAAAGATCGTTTTTATTTTAAAGGATACAGAAGTGGACATATGATGTACTTAAGAAACGAAGATTTACAGAAAGCAAATGATGATTTAAGAACATTTATTAGCAACAGTTTATCTAATGGAAAATCTGCAAAATATTAA
- a CDS encoding BatA domain-containing protein — protein sequence MQFKNTEIFYLFALLIIPIIVHLFQLQKFKKIPFTNVAFLQKIEQQTRKSSSIKKWLILANRILLFSAILFAFSQPYFGAKNNENENNIYIYLDNSLSLDTKGEKGNVLKNTIQEIIENAPQNAYYSLLTNSNYFEKIDYLTLKNELIATEKSSKNIKKRNVLLKIEKNSLNEIKTLSDFILLSDFQNTYYNEFTNVTPAISAIQLQPSSLNNLSIDSVFISNKTNDNLNINVIVKNQGEAKNGVPIAIFNDQKLVSKQTFSIDKNASKQIEFTVQNQTEFLGKIELSFSDTFSFDNIFYFALNTSKKINVLAIGKDLNFLSKIYSKDEFNFTSSTAKNINYNSIENQEIIILNELENIPEILIKSLDDFSKKNATIVLLPNLNSELSSYNSLLSKFGNSRFQPKILDSLKITSINFDHPLFKNVFSKKVTNFQYPKVNSYFPILSSNRNSIIDFENKSSFISELKSAKGSLYVLSSSLSKENSNFLNSPLIVPVFYNFGKLSYKNADLYYYLQEDNTIDISVELGKDKVLKMSNENTTFIPAQQTYQNKVSFSTNDLPKSAGFYYILKDKDTLQTIAYNNPKEESSLEFLDINLLRKTNKNIKVENSIASAFKEIYEKNEVQWLWKWFLTLAIVSLLLEILILKFYKP from the coding sequence ATGCAGTTTAAAAACACTGAAATATTTTACTTATTTGCACTTTTAATTATACCAATTATTGTGCATCTTTTTCAGCTTCAAAAGTTCAAAAAAATTCCTTTTACAAATGTAGCTTTTTTACAAAAAATAGAACAGCAAACCAGAAAGAGTTCAAGCATTAAAAAATGGTTAATTTTAGCAAATAGAATCCTATTATTTTCAGCGATACTTTTTGCGTTTTCGCAACCTTATTTTGGTGCAAAAAATAATGAGAACGAAAACAATATTTATATCTATTTAGACAATTCATTAAGCTTAGACACAAAAGGTGAAAAGGGTAATGTTCTGAAAAATACAATACAAGAAATTATAGAAAATGCCCCCCAAAATGCATATTATTCTTTACTTACAAATTCCAATTATTTCGAAAAAATTGACTACCTAACTTTAAAAAATGAACTAATAGCAACAGAAAAATCAAGTAAAAACATCAAAAAAAGAAACGTTTTACTGAAAATAGAAAAAAATTCACTTAACGAAATAAAAACTTTAAGTGATTTTATTTTATTATCTGATTTTCAGAATACTTACTATAATGAGTTTACAAATGTAACACCCGCTATTTCTGCAATTCAACTACAACCCAGCTCTCTTAACAACCTTTCTATAGATAGTGTTTTTATTTCAAACAAAACAAATGACAATCTAAATATAAACGTAATTGTAAAAAATCAAGGAGAGGCAAAAAATGGGGTTCCTATTGCTATTTTTAATGATCAGAAACTAGTTAGTAAACAAACTTTTTCTATTGATAAAAACGCATCCAAACAAATTGAATTTACAGTACAAAATCAGACTGAATTTTTAGGAAAAATAGAATTATCTTTTAGCGATACTTTTAGTTTTGACAACATCTTTTACTTCGCTCTAAATACATCCAAAAAAATAAACGTTTTAGCAATTGGAAAAGACCTAAATTTTCTATCAAAAATTTACTCAAAAGATGAGTTTAATTTCACATCTTCTACAGCAAAAAATATCAATTATAATTCTATTGAAAATCAAGAAATCATTATCTTAAATGAACTAGAAAACATACCTGAAATTTTAATAAAAAGTCTAGATGATTTTTCAAAAAAGAATGCAACAATTGTTCTACTTCCAAATTTAAATTCTGAGTTAAGTTCTTATAATTCGTTATTATCTAAATTTGGAAATTCTAGGTTCCAGCCAAAAATTTTAGACTCGCTTAAAATCACTTCTATTAATTTTGATCACCCATTATTTAAAAATGTGTTTTCAAAAAAAGTAACCAATTTTCAATATCCAAAAGTTAATAGCTACTTCCCTATTTTATCATCAAATAGAAATTCTATTATTGATTTTGAGAATAAATCTTCTTTTATATCAGAATTAAAGAGCGCTAAAGGTAGTTTGTATGTGTTATCAAGTTCTTTATCCAAAGAAAATAGTAACTTCTTAAATTCACCCTTAATTGTACCCGTTTTTTATAATTTTGGAAAATTGAGCTATAAAAATGCTGATTTATATTATTATTTACAAGAAGATAACACCATTGATATTAGTGTAGAATTAGGAAAAGATAAGGTTTTGAAAATGAGTAATGAAAATACTACTTTCATTCCTGCTCAACAAACGTATCAAAACAAAGTAAGTTTTTCTACTAATGACCTTCCTAAATCTGCAGGTTTCTATTACATTCTAAAAGATAAAGACACCTTGCAAACTATAGCCTATAATAATCCAAAAGAAGAGAGTTCTTTAGAATTTCTGGATATAAACTTACTTAGAAAAACAAATAAAAATATTAAAGTAGAAAATTCTATTGCTTCTGCTTTTAAAGAGATTTACGAAAAAAATGAAGTTCAATGGCTTTGGAAATGGTTTTTAACCTTGGCAATTGTATCTTTGCTTTTAGAAATTTTGATTTTAAAATTCTATAAACCATGA
- a CDS encoding dihydroorotase encodes MSTLLKNATIIDASSPYHQQKKDILIDNGVIDKIADSISSNNHKVVELENLHVSCGWFDTSVSLGEPGFEERETIANGLKVAAKSGFTAIALNANTNPIIDSKSDVEYLINKARNSGISLHPIAALTQKSEGKELAELFDMQQSGAIAFADYNKPIESDNLMKVALLYAQNFDGLILSFPKNNSISGEGIVNEGINSTKLGLKGIPSLAEHIQIARDLYLLEYTGGKLHIPTISTAKSVDLIKDAKKKGLHVTCSVAAHHLTLTDNELHGFDSRFKTNPPLRTDKDRKALLKGVKSGIIDIITSDHNPINVEHKKVEFSEAKDGVIGLESLFSATNTVLDLENFINAVTTKPRSIFDLTSTSIKENIKADLTLFNPDKEYIFTNNHILSTSKNSPFLDKKLKGEVYGIYANNQLTLK; translated from the coding sequence ATGAGTACGCTTCTAAAAAATGCAACTATTATAGATGCTTCTAGCCCTTATCATCAGCAAAAAAAAGACATTTTAATTGATAATGGTGTAATTGATAAAATTGCAGATTCAATCAGCTCAAATAATCATAAAGTTGTTGAATTAGAAAATCTACATGTTTCTTGTGGATGGTTTGACACTAGCGTTTCTTTAGGAGAACCAGGTTTTGAAGAAAGAGAAACCATAGCTAATGGATTAAAAGTTGCTGCAAAAAGTGGTTTTACTGCAATTGCATTAAATGCAAACACGAATCCAATTATCGATTCTAAATCTGATGTTGAATACCTTATAAATAAAGCTAGAAACTCTGGTATTTCTTTACATCCAATAGCAGCCCTAACTCAGAAAAGTGAAGGTAAAGAGCTTGCTGAATTGTTTGATATGCAACAATCTGGAGCTATTGCATTTGCTGATTACAATAAACCTATAGAGAGTGACAATTTAATGAAAGTCGCACTTTTGTATGCCCAAAATTTTGATGGATTAATCTTAAGTTTCCCAAAAAATAATTCAATTTCTGGAGAAGGAATTGTGAATGAAGGAATCAATAGTACAAAATTAGGCTTAAAAGGAATTCCATCTTTAGCAGAACACATTCAGATTGCAAGAGATTTATATTTATTGGAATATACAGGAGGTAAATTGCATATACCTACAATTTCTACAGCAAAATCAGTTGACCTAATTAAAGATGCTAAAAAGAAAGGATTACATGTAACTTGTAGTGTTGCAGCTCATCATTTAACACTTACAGACAATGAACTTCATGGTTTTGATAGTAGGTTTAAAACAAATCCACCTTTAAGAACAGATAAAGACAGAAAAGCACTTTTAAAAGGAGTAAAATCTGGTATTATAGATATCATTACATCAGATCACAATCCTATTAATGTAGAGCATAAAAAAGTAGAATTTAGTGAAGCAAAAGATGGAGTAATTGGTTTAGAGAGCTTATTCTCTGCAACAAATACTGTATTAGATTTAGAAAATTTTATAAATGCAGTAACCACAAAACCAAGATCTATCTTTGATTTGACAAGCACGTCTATAAAAGAGAACATTAAAGCCGATCTTACTTTGTTTAATCCTGACAAAGAATACATTTTTACAAACAACCATATTTTATCCACTTCAAAAAATAGCCCTTTCCTAGATAAAAAACTAAAAGGAGAAGTTTATGGTATTTATGCTAACAATCAATTAACCCTAAAATAA
- a CDS encoding alpha/beta hydrolase yields MNLEHIVREPLVKSENPPLLILLHGYGSNKEDLFSFAEELPKELLIVSAQAPNEMGYGGYAWYDINFDNVNGKFSDLKQAKESIDKIATFIDAVKAKYNTNIDKTFLLGFSQGAILSYSLSFFYPNKVNHVIALSGYVNEDLLPKNMPTDIKTDYYISHGIVDQVLPIDWARKCKPFLDNLKLDSVYSEYKVGHGVAPQNFYSFKSWIESRL; encoded by the coding sequence ATGAATTTAGAGCATATTGTTAGAGAGCCTTTAGTAAAATCTGAAAATCCACCTTTATTAATTCTTTTACATGGTTATGGAAGTAACAAAGAAGATTTATTCTCTTTTGCAGAAGAATTACCAAAAGAACTTTTAATTGTTAGTGCCCAAGCTCCTAATGAAATGGGTTATGGAGGTTATGCCTGGTATGACATAAATTTCGATAATGTAAATGGTAAATTTTCTGACTTAAAACAAGCGAAAGAATCTATAGACAAAATAGCTACATTTATTGATGCTGTTAAGGCCAAATACAATACAAATATTGATAAAACCTTTTTGCTAGGCTTTAGCCAAGGTGCAATTTTAAGCTACTCTTTAAGCTTCTTTTATCCTAACAAAGTAAATCATGTAATTGCATTAAGTGGTTATGTAAACGAAGATTTATTGCCAAAAAATATGCCAACAGATATAAAAACTGACTATTATATTTCTCATGGAATTGTAGACCAAGTTTTACCTATTGATTGGGCTAGAAAATGCAAACCATTTTTAGATAATCTAAAATTAGATAGTGTTTATTCTGAATATAAGGTTGGACATGGAGTAGCCCCTCAGAATTTTTATAGTTTTAAAAGTTGGATTGAAAGTAGATTGTAA
- a CDS encoding ATP-binding response regulator, whose product MIASKIDDIFIDLITDFKGYIIKVIEGKFLNEDFKLGQSIFETCPFLEVTLQSLPDSELFTIESMLIVSEGKEFNVDLELFKSTENISIIIHNRSNVYKSVNHLNQSRNDMYFLKREIAEKNKELIRLREIADKANAEKSRFLAMMSHEVRNPLNVILGYTELINKEETSLMAQEYLKYLTISGRNLKVIVDDILDLSRVEAGKLVLANEPMNISTIIDQIKNNYQGSHKDLDIELEFNVSDNLPDEVLGDDVRLIQILTNLINNSIKFTPRGTVTTNVELLFSDTDKALISFKVKDTGRGMTAEQASKIFDEYQQNRLSDNRMHNGVGLGLSIVKRLVDVMEGRIKVDSLKNYGTTITIDIPFKIDADADSRAVSESGDNSAVSLKGKKVLVADDNFLNLSIVSHILDKEEAEHTLVKDGIEAISAMNKSTFDIVLLDINMPNLKGDELIKRKEDMKQSNSEIPFLALTANNSKEDIEIYKGLGFAGVIPKPFTAIQFVEILKSHL is encoded by the coding sequence TTGATAGCTTCTAAAATAGACGATATATTTATTGATTTAATAACCGATTTTAAAGGTTATATTATAAAGGTTATTGAAGGTAAGTTTTTAAATGAAGATTTTAAACTTGGCCAATCAATCTTTGAAACTTGTCCTTTTTTAGAAGTTACCTTACAATCTTTACCCGATTCTGAATTATTTACCATAGAAAGCATGCTAATTGTTTCTGAAGGTAAAGAGTTTAATGTAGATTTAGAACTTTTTAAATCCACAGAAAATATATCAATCATAATACATAATAGATCTAATGTTTACAAATCTGTAAATCATTTAAACCAAAGTAGAAATGATATGTATTTCTTGAAAAGAGAAATAGCAGAAAAAAACAAAGAACTTATTAGATTACGTGAAATAGCAGATAAAGCAAATGCTGAGAAATCTCGTTTTTTAGCAATGATGAGTCATGAGGTTCGTAATCCGTTAAATGTAATTTTAGGGTATACAGAGCTTATAAATAAAGAAGAAACTTCTTTAATGGCTCAAGAATACTTAAAATATTTAACTATTTCTGGTCGTAATTTAAAAGTGATTGTAGATGATATTTTAGATTTGTCTAGAGTAGAAGCAGGTAAATTAGTTTTGGCTAACGAACCTATGAATATCTCAACAATTATAGATCAAATTAAAAATAATTATCAAGGTAGTCATAAAGATTTAGATATCGAATTAGAGTTTAACGTATCTGATAATTTGCCAGATGAAGTTTTAGGTGATGATGTTCGTTTAATTCAAATTTTGACCAACTTAATCAATAACTCTATAAAGTTTACACCAAGAGGAACTGTAACCACTAATGTTGAACTATTATTTTCTGATACTGATAAAGCTTTAATTTCTTTTAAAGTAAAAGATACAGGTAGAGGAATGACTGCTGAACAGGCTTCAAAGATATTTGATGAATATCAACAAAATAGGTTGAGTGATAATAGAATGCATAATGGAGTAGGTTTAGGCTTATCAATTGTAAAAAGATTGGTAGATGTTATGGAAGGTAGAATAAAAGTGGATAGTTTAAAAAACTACGGAACTACCATTACTATTGATATTCCTTTTAAAATTGATGCAGATGCAGATTCTAGAGCTGTAAGTGAAAGTGGAGATAATTCTGCAGTTTCTTTAAAAGGAAAAAAGGTTTTAGTTGCAGATGATAACTTCTTAAACTTAAGTATTGTATCTCATATTCTTGATAAAGAAGAAGCAGAGCATACCTTGGTTAAAGATGGGATAGAGGCTATTTCAGCAATGAATAAAAGCACTTTTGATATTGTTCTTTTAGATATTAATATGCCTAACTTAAAAGGAGATGAGCTAATTAAGCGAAAAGAGGATATGAAACAATCCAATTCAGAAATCCCTTTTCTAGCATTAACAGCTAACAACTCGAAAGAAGATATCGAAATTTATAAAGGATTGGGTTTTGCTGGTGTTATACCTAAGCCATTTACAGCTATTCAGTTTGTAGAGATTTTAAAAAGTCATTTATAA
- a CDS encoding Rab family GTPase — protein MIAKKVLLVGNFGVGKTSLIRRFVLNEFSEDYISTIGVRVSTKILNVEEEEMKLLIWDVAGTSDDEKIPKAYFLGASAAMYVFDLNREETYINVDAKIQELKDISGLDTILLVGNKKDLLSEERIEEIRATCPLPINAITSAKDNDSVEEAFREIVVQSLK, from the coding sequence ATGATTGCAAAAAAAGTTTTATTGGTTGGAAATTTTGGAGTAGGAAAGACTTCATTGATTAGAAGGTTCGTGCTAAACGAATTTTCTGAAGACTATATTAGTACAATTGGAGTAAGAGTTAGTACCAAAATTCTAAATGTAGAAGAAGAAGAAATGAAACTTTTAATTTGGGATGTTGCTGGTACAAGTGATGACGAAAAAATTCCGAAAGCTTATTTCTTAGGCGCAAGTGCAGCCATGTATGTATTCGATTTAAATAGAGAAGAAACTTATATTAACGTAGATGCTAAAATTCAAGAACTAAAAGATATATCTGGTTTAGATACTATTTTATTGGTTGGTAATAAGAAAGATTTATTATCAGAAGAAAGAATTGAAGAAATTAGAGCTACATGTCCTTTGCCTATAAATGCAATCACTAGTGCAAAAGATAACGATAGTGTAGAAGAAGCCTTTAGAGAGATAGTGGTTCAATCCTTAAAATAA
- a CDS encoding MBL fold metallo-hydrolase, whose protein sequence is MKKAKKQLEITFLGTGTSQGIPMIASKDPVCLSDDIKDKRLRSSVLISWDDVSYVIDCGPDFRQQMIREDVQLVNGVLFTHEHADHTAGLDDLRPYCYKIGEMPIYLNARTLQSLEQRFQYIFSKENRYPGAPSVQPNIVDKDDFFIEGVTITPIEVMHGKLPVTSYRIEDFAYLTDVKFVEEEERKKLQDLDVLVVNALRIEEHPTHFNLQEALDFVAEIKPKTTYFTHISHKLGFHEEVSKNLPENVFLAFDGLKITV, encoded by the coding sequence ATGAAAAAAGCTAAAAAACAACTAGAAATAACTTTTCTTGGTACAGGTACTTCACAAGGTATACCTATGATTGCTAGTAAAGATCCTGTTTGTTTATCTGATGATATAAAAGATAAACGCTTGCGTTCTTCTGTTTTAATTTCTTGGGATGATGTGTCTTATGTAATTGATTGTGGGCCAGATTTTAGGCAACAAATGATTCGTGAAGATGTACAATTGGTAAACGGAGTTTTATTTACACACGAACATGCAGATCATACAGCTGGTTTAGATGATTTAAGGCCTTATTGCTACAAAATAGGGGAGATGCCCATTTATTTAAATGCAAGAACTTTACAGAGTTTAGAGCAGCGTTTTCAATATATTTTTAGCAAAGAAAACAGGTATCCAGGAGCACCAAGTGTACAGCCAAATATTGTTGATAAAGACGATTTTTTTATAGAAGGTGTAACCATAACTCCAATAGAAGTTATGCATGGTAAATTACCTGTAACCTCATATAGAATTGAAGATTTTGCCTACTTAACAGATGTAAAATTTGTGGAAGAAGAAGAAAGGAAGAAACTACAAGATTTAGATGTTTTGGTTGTAAATGCTTTACGAATAGAAGAACATCCAACCCATTTTAACCTACAGGAAGCGCTTGATTTTGTAGCAGAAATAAAACCAAAAACAACTTATTTTACACATATTAGCCATAAGTTAGGTTTTCATGAGGAGGTCTCTAAAAATTTACCTGAAAACGTTTTTCTTGCCTTTGATGGCTTAAAAATAACAGTGTAG
- a CDS encoding RNA polymerase sigma factor — MTEELTLITELQNSKTKEIAFRKLITTYKERLYWHIRKIVVSHDDADDVLQNTFIKIYKNIDRFNSDSKLYSWMYRIATNESITFINKRAKERNVDITEYHQSVASTLQSDVLFDGDEIQLILQQAIATLPEKQRLVFNMKYFDEMKYDEISQILETSVGALKSSYFHAVKKIENYIKTSTN, encoded by the coding sequence TTGACAGAAGAACTTACATTAATAACAGAATTACAAAATTCTAAGACCAAGGAAATTGCGTTTCGTAAGTTAATTACAACTTATAAAGAGCGTTTGTATTGGCATATTCGAAAAATTGTAGTTAGTCATGATGATGCTGATGATGTTCTACAAAATACTTTTATAAAGATTTATAAAAATATAGATCGTTTTAATAGTGACAGTAAACTATACTCTTGGATGTATAGAATTGCAACCAATGAATCTATCACTTTTATAAACAAAAGAGCTAAAGAACGAAATGTAGACATTACAGAATATCATCAATCTGTAGCCAGTACTTTACAAAGTGATGTTTTATTTGATGGTGATGAAATTCAGTTAATTCTGCAGCAAGCAATAGCCACTTTACCAGAAAAACAAAGACTAGTTTTTAACATGAAGTATTTTGATGAAATGAAATATGATGAAATTTCTCAAATCTTAGAAACTTCTGTTGGAGCGTTAAAATCGTCTTACTTTCATGCTGTAAAAAAGATAGAAAATTATATTAAAACATCTACAAATTAA
- a CDS encoding chloramphenicol acetyltransferase codes for MKYLDIESWNRKQHFNHFKSLVNPSFAVTVNVDVTNAYNKAKEENCAFFVVYLHACLAALNTIENFKYRIHDDKIAIYDVIHASATIARPDNTFGFSFVKYHKDFKIFNDNFQKEKHRILNSTDLFPPINSDDCMYCSALPWFSFTSHKEPVSGQKDDSIPKLAFGKTFIEHNKLKMPVAVTVNHALVDGYHLGLFFEEYQSQLDKNT; via the coding sequence ATGAAGTATTTAGATATTGAGAGTTGGAATAGAAAGCAACACTTCAATCATTTTAAAAGTTTAGTAAATCCTTCTTTTGCAGTTACAGTTAATGTAGATGTTACCAACGCTTATAATAAAGCAAAAGAGGAAAATTGTGCTTTCTTTGTGGTGTACTTACATGCATGTTTAGCAGCTTTAAATACTATAGAAAACTTTAAATATAGAATTCATGATGATAAAATTGCGATATATGATGTAATTCATGCTTCTGCAACAATTGCAAGACCAGATAATACCTTTGGATTTTCATTTGTAAAATATCATAAGGATTTTAAAATATTTAATGATAATTTTCAAAAAGAGAAGCATCGTATTTTAAATTCTACAGATTTATTTCCACCAATAAATTCAGACGATTGTATGTATTGTTCTGCTTTGCCTTGGTTTTCTTTTACAAGTCATAAAGAGCCAGTTTCTGGTCAAAAAGATGATAGTATTCCCAAACTTGCTTTCGGAAAAACATTTATAGAGCACAATAAATTAAAAATGCCTGTGGCAGTCACAGTAAATCATGCATTAGTAGATGGTTATCATCTTGGTTTATTTTTTGAAGAATATCAAAGCCAATTAGATAAAAACACCTAA
- a CDS encoding HAD family hydrolase, producing MNNKIKVIAFDADDTLWVNETYFRDAEVAFAKLLSKYETKNKIDQELFKKEIENLHFYGYGIKGFVLSMIECALELSNYNIKPKTIEAILEIGKEMLEKPIELLEGIEEVLQALQGKYKLIVATKGDLLDQERKLEKSNLLKYFHHIEVMSDKKEKDYQKLIKHLDINPSELLMIGNSLKSDVLPLIKIGASAIHIPFHTTWMHEEVTEQEKQNEDYKTLASIKELPAIL from the coding sequence ATGAATAATAAAATCAAAGTAATTGCTTTTGATGCAGATGATACTTTATGGGTTAATGAAACTTATTTTAGAGATGCTGAGGTAGCCTTTGCTAAATTACTTTCTAAGTACGAAACCAAGAATAAAATAGACCAAGAGTTATTTAAAAAAGAAATTGAAAACTTACATTTCTATGGTTATGGAATTAAAGGTTTTGTATTGTCTATGATAGAGTGTGCCTTAGAACTATCTAACTACAATATTAAACCCAAAACTATTGAAGCTATTTTAGAAATAGGTAAAGAAATGTTAGAAAAACCTATTGAGCTTTTAGAAGGTATTGAAGAGGTTTTACAAGCTCTACAAGGCAAATACAAACTCATTGTAGCCACAAAAGGAGATTTATTAGATCAAGAAAGAAAACTAGAAAAGTCTAATCTTTTAAAGTATTTTCATCACATAGAGGTAATGAGTGATAAGAAAGAAAAAGATTATCAGAAACTAATAAAACACTTAGATATAAATCCATCAGAATTATTAATGATAGGTAACTCTTTAAAGTCTGATGTGCTTCCTTTGATTAAAATAGGTGCTTCTGCTATTCATATTCCATTTCATACAACTTGGATGCATGAAGAAGTTACTGAACAAGAAAAACAGAACGAAGACTATAAAACCTTAGCCAGTATAAAAGAATTACCAGCTATTTTATGA